From one Phycodurus eques isolate BA_2022a chromosome 6, UOR_Pequ_1.1, whole genome shotgun sequence genomic stretch:
- the txndc11 gene encoding thioredoxin domain-containing protein 11, whose translation MLRRARLGLRQVLSLMARRPALLCGAIVLGVLLVLAVKFTCSRAKNVVAAARPPLRFFSPESPVVDLYLGQLDQVERLRNVAEVSFVFFYAPWCAHSMAARQEVQLVAKKLSKQVQFVAINCWWSQGKCRRLNHFYKYPIIHLFYRRFGPIEYKGPFVAAYVESFILRVITPLTYLPSRVALREFLSCHEPRVVGFFQFTSSPQPPGYITYLASALQALKRDFRGVVRFGVVTNRQVAGAISLKDDETVYLHRRFNSSLIFPRRERNFTSRAVCGWVFEHHESVLQWLQPPGTKSRLLEEELTKGAALLLFLPHDPLVSVPDGLLQQVADVALRYHSCDTQSQHLTSSSPCCHSVPVPDSAVRCEVCPSSSARCSLPSALRSAHKRRCLRFHCSSFLLSYSPLSQHSACCGNVHPRRKDISQTEEASRVRNSSPSTATSSFDALKGLRCQTNKTLRFYVLDVDLNWPLAERLGAPGNGNGSLRRHRNADVQGDGSFVAIVNLKDEVHYVLQRSPAATLAESLEAFIRNFSAPYNLLHRHLVGEDSRERRATSQDRSQQPEPPRPLIAELTTSSFLPCVMDLEKDVLLFYYTQWCGFCSVLNHVLIQLARLLQRDSGVTVARVNVARNDLPWEFMVDRVPTILFFPRYGKQLSVKFPDDLRITLPNLLRFILKHSGSRPDTDEPRSPDTRDASGPGGAVLRAEFESLRHEVRALHRARELLSQQLAQLWRDNRQLRLDARDLAAQNAELRKEQRSLEERRREKSRQLGEALRRLRELADASENLLNQNALLRIVIKALKEEDAEVAEPEEGKDASETESHLAS comes from the exons ATGCTGCGGCGCGCGCGGCTTGGTCTCCGGCAGGTGCTGAGTCTGATGGCCCGGAGACCGGCTCTCCTGTGCGGGGCCATCGTGCTCGGAGTTCTGCTCGTCCTGGCTGTCAAGTTCACATGCAG TCGTGCAAAGAACGTGGTGGCAGCGGCTCGACCGCCATTGCGCTTCTTCTCGCCTGAATCCCCAGTAGTGGACCTCTACTTGGGTCAGCTTGACCAG gtGGAGCGTCTCAGGAACGTGGCCGaggtgtcttttgtcttcttctaCGCGCCGTGGTGCGCCCACTCCATGGCTGCCAGGCAGGAAGTCCAGCTGGTGGCCAAGAAACTCTCCAAACAG GTTCAGTTTGTGGCCATAAACTGCTGGTGGAGTCAAGGCAAGTGCAGGAGGCTCAACCACTTCTACAAGTATCCCATCATCCACCTCTTTTACCGGCG ATTCGGGCCTATCGAGTACAAGGGTCCGTTCGTGGCGGCCTACGTGGAAAGTTTCATCCTCCGAGTGATCACGCCGCTCACGTATCTCCCGTCAAGAGTCGCACTGAGGGAGTTCCTCTCCTGTCACGAG CCGCGAGTGGTGGGCTTCTTCCAGTTTACCTCTTCCCCTCAGCCACCGGGCTACATCACGTATCTCGCCTCCGCCCTGCAGGCCCTAAAAAGAG ATTTCCGGGGCGTGGTCCGGTTCGGGGTGGTCACCAACAGACAGGTGGCGGGCGCCATCTCGCTGAAAGACGACGAAACTGTTTACCTCCACAGAAGATTTAACTCTTCTTTG ATTTTCCCTCGACGGGAGCGCAACTTCACATCCCGCGCCGTATGTGGCTGGGTGTTTGAGCACCACGAGAGCGTCCTGCAATGGCTGCAGCCGCCGGGGACCAAGTCTCGGCTACTGGAAGAGGAACTGACCAAAGGGGCCGCACTGTTGCTTTTCCTGCCGCACGATCCTCTCGTGTCCGTGCCGGACGGCCTCCTGCAGCAG GTTGCAGACGTGGCTCTGCGTTATCACTCGTGTGACACGCAGAGCCAACACTTGACGTCCAGCTCGCCGTGCTGCCACTCTGTGCCCGTCCCCGACTCCGCCGTGCGGTGTGAGGTCTGCCCGAGCTCGTCGGCACGCTGCTCGTTGCCCTCCGCGCTGCGGTCCGCACACAAACGCCGCTGCCTTCGCTTTCACTGTAGCAGCTTCCTGCTAAGCTACAGCCCACTGAGCCAACACAGTGCCTGCTGCGGGAACGTCCACCCTCGACGGAAGGACATCTCACAAACCGAAGAGGCGTCCCGTGTGCGAAATTCCTCTCCTTCCACCGCCACGTCTTCGTTCGACGCCCTCAAGGGGCTCCGCTGCCAGACCAACAAGACGCTGAGGTTCTACGTGCTGGACGTGGACCTCAACTGGCCGCTGGCGGAGAGGCTGGGGGCGCCGGGAAACGGAAACGGCTCATTACGGCGCCATCGGAACGCCGACGTGCAAGGGGACGGCTCCTTTGTGGCCATCGTGAACCTGAAGGACGAGGTGCATTACGTGCTACAGCGCAGCCCCGCCGCCACGCTCGCCGAATCTCTCG AGGCCTTCATCAGGAACTTCAGCGCCCCCTACAACCTCCTGCACAGACACTTGGTGGGCGAGGACTCGAGAGAACGCCGAGCCACGAGTCAGGACCGATCCCAGCAGCCGGAGCCTCCGCGGCCGCTCATCGCCGAGCTGACCACGTCCTCCTTCCTGCCCTGCGTCATGGACCTTGAAAAG GACGTGCTGCTTTTCTACTACACTCAGTGGTGCGGCTTCTGCTCCGTTCTCAACCACGTCCTCATCCAGCTGGCTCGATTGCTGCAGCGCGACAGCGGCGTCACCGTCGCCAG GGTGAATGTTGCACGTAACGACCTCCCGTGGGAGTTCATGGTGGATCGTGTTCCCACCATTCTTTTCTTTCCACGATACGG aAAACAACTGAGCGTGAAGTTTCCGGATGATCTTCGCATCACTCTTCCGAACCTCCTGCGCTTCATCCTCAAGCACTCCGGCTCGCGTCCCGACACGGACGAACCCCGGTCGCCCGACACTCGGGACGCTTCGGGACCCGGCGGCGCCGTCCTACGCGCCGAGTTTGAGTCCCTCCGGCACGAGGTGCGGGCGCTGCACCGTGCCCGCGAGCTGCTTTCCCAGCAGCTGGCGCAGCTTTGGCGCGACAACCGGCAGCTGCGGTTGGACGCTCGCGACCTGGCGGCTCAGAACGCCGAGCTGCGGAAGGAGCAACGCAGCTTGGAGGAGCGGCGGCGGGAGAAGAGCCGACAGCTGGGCGAGGCGCTGCGGCGGCTGCGGGAACTGGCCGACGCCTCGGAAAACCTGCTCAATCAAAACGCGCTGCTCAGGATCGTGATCAAGGCTCTGAAGGAAGAAGACGCCGAAGTAGCGGAGCCGGAGGAGGGAAAGGACGCCTCGGAAACGGAAAGCCATTTGGCTTCCTGA